The nucleotide sequence GGAAACCGTAGGCAAACCATTTTTCATATAATCTTGCATGTCATAAAACTCCTTGAGCTCTACTTTTACTTTCTTCTTGCTCAATAAACTTCCGGCCTTAAAAAATAATTCCGTTCCTTCTGCTCCAACAATAAGGGTATCTTTATTGGGATCGATCACAAAAAACTGGGAAGCTTTTGGCGGATAATGATCTTCTAATCCTTTAGGTTTTTGGGCTGGTGTCTCCAAAACAAGAGAGGGTGCTTTGTTCAATTTCATATTGGTGCAAACACTTAATCCTGTATAAGGACTTGGGAAGTTCGAAGGTGTTCCAAGTAAGTCAAAACCAATGGTTTTTGCATAAGCAGCAACTTTAGCGGCCTGTGTTTTTGCTTCCCTCGCAAATATTAAGCGGTTTGAAATCGGATCTTCAGTCAATGGGTAAATCATTAAACGCTCCCCGTATTTAATAAACAAAGCCAGGCTATCTATTTGCTGCTTTTGTTCGCAACTTAGTTCGACCTGTTTTAGATCAAAAAACATTTCGAAGCGAGTGACTTGTGCGTAAATGCTTGAGCCGAAAAGTAAGAATAATAGTCCAAGAATAAGTTTTCTCATGCTTATAAGATTTTCTTAAACTAACGCAGAAAAGCTTATTTAAGTATTTTAAACTTGCATTTTGATGACAATCAAGCGGAAGTGTCCACTTGTGTTGATGTCCCAAATTTGGGTCCTATCAGAGTCTCTAGGAGAGGACTCTGATGTTAGTGATCGTCCTAATAAGTTTACAGTTTGTAGTGAATCAGAGTCCCTTACAGGAGACTCTGATTGGACAACTTGAGAAATCGATAACAAACTCACATTAGCTTACTCCAGCGACATATTTCATCGCTTCCTCAGCAAACTGAGTCCATTTGTTTTGGTGATTAAAAGATACTTGCACCCACTCTTTCATGGGTCTATTATTCCCTGAAGGATCAAATAATTGTGAACCATCCAAACTCAATGCTTCACGATGAATATCTCCAGTTAATTTAACTACCATTTCGTTTTGAAAAAAACAGACAAATGCTTTCTTGTTTATTTTAAAACAAGGCTTACCAAACATTTGACTTTCTATTGCTCCTGTTAAGTTATGGCCAATTTCAAGGTATTTATTTTGTTCTTCTTTCATAGATGCTTATGTACAAAACCAAAGTTCGCAAAAATACATTTAATAGCGCAAGCGTCCGATTGTGCTGGTATACCAATATTCAATTATCTGCTGAAGACAGTAGCTTCAATACATTTTCATAATACAAATTAGAAGCGAGAATACAATGTTATTTTGGCACAAGCGGATGCTTGCGCCATCTCTGGGTTGATGATCATTAAGGAAGTAATGATTTTCAGCTAAGGTTGCCAACAATATTTCTTATCTTTTGAAAGGTTTTTCTTGATACTTTGTAAATCCAAATACTTCAATCAAATCTTCTTTTTTATTGAATTTATAAACTATTATATAACCTTTATACGTTAAATCCCGAATATCATCACGATCAAAAAATATTGATTTTCGGTTTTTAAATGGCATTGATGGGATTTGTCTTATTGTGTTTAAAACCTCAGATTTGAATTTTCGTGCAGCAGATATTTTGTCTTTGGCGATATATTCAACCTGATCATTCAGTTTGTTTCTAAATGATTTAGTAATCCTAATTTTCATATTTCCTAATTGAGCTTTCTAAATCTCTATCTAGCTCTTCAAGACTAATAAACTCAGCGGTATCTTTTTCAACGAGTTCTAGTTCCTTTCTCAAGTAATCTTGAATAGATAGAAAATCTTCATTTTCCTCAATTATTTGGATTTCTTCTTTATTAAACCTTTTAAGAAACCACATTAGGTTTTTATAAATCTGATCATTTACTCTTAAACGAATGGTTTGCATAATCACATTTTTTACAAATATACCTCATTCACAACTTAATTTCAAGTCGATGTATTATTGGTGCAATCGATTAAATAAAAATCAGTTCCAGAAACCCGATAGCAAGTTTACAGTTTGTAGTGAATCAGAATCCCTTACAGGAGACTCTGATTGGACATAAAAAAACTAAAGCCCAGTTCAAAAGTGATTATGTATTTTTGCTTAAAAGAAATATAGCAATGAATAAGGCCATTAAACTTAGTATCCTATTAATCGTATTTTCATTTAGTCTTTTCGCTCAGCAAATTAGCGAAACTCAGAAGTTCCCTGTACGTGCTCAGGTTGATGTGGGATCAATTGAAAGCGATTACCTTTTTAATGTGCAGCTTATTGAAGCGCCTAAACCCGGATCCAATGCTTATTCATCCTATTTGCAAAAAATCAA is from Bacteroidota bacterium and encodes:
- a CDS encoding type II toxin-antitoxin system RelE/ParE family toxin — protein: MKIRITKSFRNKLNDQVEYIAKDKISAARKFKSEVLNTIRQIPSMPFKNRKSIFFDRDDIRDLTYKGYIIVYKFNKKEDLIEVFGFTKYQEKPFKR
- a CDS encoding tRNA pseudouridine synthase A — its product is MQTIRLRVNDQIYKNLMWFLKRFNKEEIQIIEENEDFLSIQDYLRKELELVEKDTAEFISLEELDRDLESSIRKYEN